From Ascochyta rabiei chromosome 12, complete sequence, the proteins below share one genomic window:
- a CDS encoding Aquaporin-1 translates to MALKNLLPLHKKDETDQSAHHHEHRKRANGHINPKQSKTRKQQTGFTSKWRNELVAMTAEFAGTFLFLFFAFGGTQVANTAARYSDAATAGQQGNSITQTPNTSVLLYISLIFGFSLMVNVWVFFRVSGGLFNPAVTLGLYLIGALTTTRAILCFISQMIAGICAAAVVSAMFPGDLNVSTTLGSGVSIAQGLFMEMFLTSLLIITIFMLAAEKHKATFLAPIGIGLALFVAEMVGVFYTGGSLNPTRSFGPCVVTRAFPGYHYIYWIGPLLGTLLAFGVYKIIKIVEYQTVNPGQDFDDHEDALFRPPTNPETAEEVERPNVAAIAAQEAVRVAGNSPNEEKEDSFGGINRTLSSSNKYSSNSRDGQRSSTDEYRHSQLHHGHPQQHEYGHQSQHDDYRSSQEPRRTSRDHMASDAELLARTGHGPSVSSPKNSNRQPWV, encoded by the exons ATGGCTCTCAAAAACCTCCTACCCCTCCACAAGAAGGATGAGACCGACCAAAGCGCACATCACCACGAGCACCGTAAACGAGCTAACGGGCATATCAATCCAAAGCAGTCTAAGACAAGGAAGCAGCAGACAGGATTCACGAGCAAATGGCGAAATGAGCTTGTCGCAATGACTGCTGAATTTGCCGGCACCTTCTTGTTTCTCTTCTTCGCATTTGGTGGAACTCAAGTCGCCAACACAGCAGCCCGATACAGCGAcgcagcaacagcaggaCAGCAGGGAAACAGCATCACACAGACGCCGAACACGAGCGTGCTCCTTTATATCAGCCTGATTTTCGGGTTCAGTTTGATGGTTAATGTGTGGGTCTTCTTCCGCGTCAGCGGTGGACTATTCAACCCTGCC GTCACTTTAGGTCTCTACCTCATCGGTGCCCTAACCACCACTCGCGCAATTCTTTGCTTCATTTCGCAGATGATTGCAGGCATTTGTGCTGCCGCTGTCGTCTCCGCTATGTTCCCGGGCGATTTGAACGTATCAACTACCCTCGGATCCGGCGTTTCAATTGCACAGGGCCTTTTCATGGAGATGTTCCTTACCTCACTACTTATAATCACCATTTTCATGCTCGCTGCCGAGAAGCACAAGGCCACCTTCCTCGCACCTATAGGCATCGGGTTAGCGTTGTTTGTTGCCGAGATGGTGGGTGTGTTCTACACTGGTGGTAGCTTGAACCCTACCAGAAGTTTTGGACCTTGCGTAGTGACCCGAGCCTTCCCTG GTTACCACTACATTTATTGGATAGGCCCTCTCTTGGGCACCCTTTTGGCGTTTGGTGTATACAAGATTATCAAGATCGTCGAATACCAAACTGTCAATCCTGGCCAGGACTTCGATGACCACGAG GACGCACTTTTCAGGCCCCCTACCAACCCCGAGACAGCCGAGGAAGTCGAGCGCCCCAACGTCGCTGCAATTGCCGCACAAGAAGCTGTTCGCGTGGCCGGTAATTCTCCAAAtgaagagaaggaagatTCGTTTGGTGGCATCAACAGGACACTGTCATCGTCCAACAAGTACTCATCCAACTCACGGGATGGGCAGCGCAGTTCGACCGACGAGTATCGCCATTCACAACTTCACCACGGACATCCTCAGCAGCACGAGTACGGTCATCAAAGCCAACACGACGACTACAGGTCGTCACAAGAACCCCGCCGCACATCGAGGGATCATATGGCTTCGGATGCAGAGCTATTAGCCAGGACAGGTCATGGACCTTCCGTGAGCAGCCCAAAGAACTCCAACAGGCAGCCATGGGTATGA
- a CDS encoding methionine permease — METTPLISSSSSTMLKLFSKYGATAEARAAPAEGQSKADPDAPPSDIDNGSLYQVRQAKRQIGVTSAAGLVFNRMVGTGIFATPSAIFSLSGSVGLSLFIWVAGMLIAAAGMAVYLEFGTTIPRNGGEKNYLEFVYRKPKFLVTGLYTGYVVLLGWAGSNSVVFGEYILHAANVEVNRWNQRGIGLACITTAFLIHGLALKWGLRLQNVLGAIKLLIILLIVVCGWAALGGAVKIEPKPNNFDNAFSGTTGSAYGVVTALYNVIWSYIGYSNANYALSETKNPVRTLKLAAPLALGSVAVLYMLVNVAYFAAVPADEIIASKRLVAASLFRNVLGPKAERALSVFVALSAFGNVLSVIFSQGRLVQELGREGILPFSKLWASNRPFNAPLAGLFEHWLVSVIIMLAPPPGDAYNFILNVISYPLAIVNVFVAAGLAWIYLHKEQYNWNPPIRATLPVTIFFLLSNIYLVIAPFVPPSDGNSVYETLPYYLHCVVGFAIIAAGGIYWVIWAIVLPKLGKYTLEREVVVDEIDGWESHVFKKVPN, encoded by the exons ATGGAGACAACTCCACTCATTTCTTCCTCATCGTCTACGATGTTAAAGCTCTTCTCGAAGTACGGAGCTACCGCTGAGGCGAGAGCGGCGCCTGCTGAGGGCCAGTCCAAGGCTGACCCTGACGCGCCACCCTCAGACATCGACAATGGATCCCTCTATCAGGTCCGCCAGGCAAAGCGTCAGATAGGTGTCACATCAGCCGCAGGGCTTGTGTTTAACAGAATGGTCGGCACAGGTATCTTCGCGACTCCTTCTGCCATATTCTCTCTGAGTGGTAGTGTTGGGTTATCTTTGTTCATCTGGGTTGCTGGCATGCTGATCGCTGCTGCTGGCATGGCCGTCTACCTCGAGTTTGGCACAACTATTCCGCGCAACGGCGGAGAG AAAAACTACCTTGAATTTGTTTACCGCAAGCCCAAATTTCTCGTTACTGGACTCTACACTGGCTATGTTGTGCTTCTAGGATGGGCGGGATCCAACTCCGTTGTCTTTGGAGAGTACATTCTCCACGCTGCCAACGTTGAAGTCAACCGTTGGAACCAGCGTGGGATTGGCCTAGCTTGCATCACCACAGCCTTCCTCATCCATGGGCTTGCCTTAAAGTGGGGGTTGAGGCTCCAAAACGTGCTGGGAGCCATTAAACTACTCATTATCTTGCTGATAGTTGTGTGCGGTTGGGCAGCACTGGGAGGCGCTGTCAAGATTGAACCCAAGCCAAACAATTTCGACAATGCCTTTTCGGGCACCACTGGTAGCGCTTATGGCGTGGTCACCGCACTGTACAACGTCATCTGGAGTTATATCGGATACAGCAACGCCAACTATGCCCTTAGCGAGACCAAAAACCCTGTCCGCACCTTGAAGCTCGCTGCTCCACTGGCTCTCGGTTCTGTCGCCGTCTTGTACATGCTCGTCAACGTTGCCTACTTTGCCGCAGTTCCCGCGGACGAAATTATCGCCTCGAAGCGTCTCGTCGCTGCATCGCTCTTCCGTAACGTTCTCGGACCCAAGGCTGAACGTGCGCTTTCCGTCTTTGTTGCACTCTCTGCTTTCGGAAACGTTTTGAGTGTAATTTTCTCCCAAGGCCGTCTTGTGCAAGAGCTAGGTCGTGAAGGTATCCTGCCTTTCTCAAAGCTTTGGGCTAGCAACCGTCCATTCAACGCACCTCTTGCTGGTCTCTTCGAGCATTGGCTTGTTTCGGTTATCATCATGCTTGCGCCTCCCCCCGGTGATGCGTACAACTTCATACTCAA CGTTATTTCCTACCCGCTCGCTATTGTCAACGTCTTCGTTGCAGCAGGCCTGGCCTGGATCTACCTACACAAGGAGCAATACAACTGGAACCCTCCGATAAGAGCAACTCTTCCTGTCACcatcttcttcctcctcaGCAACATATACTTGGTCATTGCACCGTTCGTCCCTCCTAGTGACGGCAACAGCGTTTACGAGACCCTGCCATACTACCTTCACTGCGTCGTTGGCTTCGCCATCATTGCTGCTGGTGGTATTTACTGGGTAATCTGGGCAATTGTGTTGCCCAAACTTGGAAAGTACACACTCGAGCGTGAAGTCGTTGTCGATGAGATTGATGGTTGGGAGAGCCATGTGTTCAAGAAGGTGCCTAATTGA
- a CDS encoding Tripeptidyl-peptidase I — MAPVLSFLIGSLLAARGLAEPFEKLFAVPEGWKSSGAAADSQVLKLQIALQQGNPEAFEQHVLDVSTPSNKKYGQHFESHEEMKRMLLPSEDASSSVAAWLQAAGIEDFEQDADWVTFKTTVGVANKMLETKFAWFTSDEAKPRKVLRALEYSVPEDVASYINLVQPTTRFAAIRADHETGKEIFGLQRIEVAANANVTVNCDTAITPQCLKQLYKIDYKADAKSGSKAAFASYLEQYARYNDMALFEKNILPEAVGQNFSVIQYHGGLNDQNASTDSGEANLDAQYMLGLAQPLPITEFSTGGRGPWVADLDQPDEADSANEPYLDFLQNVLKMSQKDLPQVISTSYGENEQSVPKSYALSVCNLFAQLSSRGVSVIFSSGDSGVGSACQSNDGKNTTKFQPQYPATCPWVTSVGSTRHLNETATYFSSGGFSDYWKRPSYQDDAIKAYFHTLGEKNKPYFNRHGRGFPDISAQGVGYRVYDKGVLAGYQGTSCSAPAFGGIVALLNDARLRAKKPSLGFLNPLLYSNPDALNDIVLGGSTGCDGHARFHGAPNGSPVIPFASWNATAGWDPVSGLGTPNFPKLLKAAVPSRYRA; from the exons ATGGCACCAGTTCTCAGCTTCCTCATTGGCTCCTTGTTGGCTGCGCGGGGTCTCGCAGAGCCGTTCGAGAAGTTGTTCGCAGTTCCCGAGG GATGGAAGTCCTCAGGCGCAGCAGCGGACTCGCAGGTCCTCAAGCTGCAAATTGCGCTCCAGCAGGGAAATCCGGAGGCCTTCGAGCAGCATGTTCTGGATGTATCGACGCCTAGCAACAAGAAGTATGGACAACATTTTGAGTCTCACGAAGAAATGAAACGCATGCTGCTCCCTAGCGAAGACGCGTCATCTTCCGTAGCCGCATGGCTTCAGGCTGCTGGTATCGAGGACTTCGAGCAGGATGCCGACTGGGTGACCTTCAAGACCACTGTTGGCGTTGCCAACAAGATGCTCGAGACGAAGTTCGCATGGTTCACCAGCGATGAGGCCAAACCGCGCAAGGTCCTTCGCGCCCTCGAATACTCCGTGCCTGAAGACGTTGCTTCGTACATCAACCTCGTCCAACCAACCACTCGCTTCGCCGCCATCCGTGCGGACCACGAGACCGGGAAGGAGATTTTTGGTCTCCAGCGCATTGAAGTTGCTGCCAACGCGAACGTTACTGTTAATTGTGATACTGCCATCACACCCCAATGCTTGAAGCAGCTCTATAAGATCGATTACAAGGCCGACGCCAAGAGTGGTAGCAAGGCTGCCTTTGCCTCGTACCTCGAGCAGTATGCCCGCTATAACGACATGGCTCTCTTCGAGAAGAACATCCTTCCGGAAGCGGTCGGCCAGAACTTCTCCGTAATCCAGTACCACGGTGGTTTGAACGATCAGAACGCCTCCACTGACAGCGGCGAGGCCAATTTGGACGCCCAATACATGCTCGGTTTGGCCCAGCCGCTGCCTATCACCGAGTTTAGCACCGGCGGTCGCGGTCCCTGGGTCGCCGATCTTGACCAGCCTGATGAGGCTGACAGCGCCAACGAGCCCTACCTCGACTTCCTCCAGAACGTACTGAAGATGTCGCAGAAGGACCTCCCCCAGGTCATTTCCACCTCGTACGGTGAGAACGAGCAGAGCGTCCCCAAGTCGTACGCTCTCTCCGTCTGCAACCTTTTCGCTCAGCTCAGCTCCCGTGGTGTCAGCGTCATCTTCTCGTCCGGCGACTCAGGTGTTGGTTCCGCCTGCCAGAGCAACGACGGCAAGAACACCACCAAGTTCCAACCTCAATATCCTGCCACTTGCCCTTGGGTGACCTCTGTTGGATCCACGCGCCACTTAAACGAGACGGCCACCTACTTCTCATCTGGCGGTTTCTCTGACTATTGGAAGCGCCCCTCATACCAGGACGATGCCATCAAGGCCTACTTCCACACCCTCGGCGAGAAGAACAAGCCCTACTTCAACCGTCACGGCCGTGGCTTCCCCGACATTTCTGCCCAGGGTGTCGGTTATCGTGTTTACGACAAGGGCGTGCTGGCAGGCTACCAAGGCACCTCTTGCTCTGCGCCAGCTTTTGGTGGTATTGTTGCTCTCCTCAACGACGCACGTCTCAGGGCTAAGAAGCCTTCGCTCGGATTCTTGAACCCTCTCCTGTACTCTAACCCTGATGCTTTGAACGACATCGTCCTCGGAGGTAGCACAGGTTGTGACGGTCATGCCAGGTTCCACGGTGCGCCGAATGGCAGCCCAGTCATCCCATTCGCTAGCTGGAACGCCACTGCAGGCTGGGACCCCGTATCGGGCTTAGGTACGCCTAACTTTCCGAAGCTGCTCAAGGCTGCTGTCCCCAGCCGCTACAGGGCCTAG